A stretch of the Neofelis nebulosa isolate mNeoNeb1 chromosome 1, mNeoNeb1.pri, whole genome shotgun sequence genome encodes the following:
- the MATR3 gene encoding matrin-3 isoform X1: MSKSFQQSSLGRDSQGHGRDLSAAGIGLLAAATQSLSMPASLGRMNQGTARLASLMNLGMSSSLNQQGAHSALSSASTSSHNLQSIFNIGSRGPLPLSSQHRGDADQASNILASFGLSARDLDELSRYPEDKITPENLPQILLQLKRRRTEEGPTLSYGRDGRSATREPPYRVPRDDWEEKRHFRRDSFDDRGPSLNPVLDYDHGSRSQESGYYDRMDYEDDRLRDGERCRDDSFFGETSHNYHKFDSEYERMGRGPGPLQERSLFEKKRGAPPSSNIEDFHGLLPKGYPHLCSICDLPVHSNKEWSQHINGASHSRRCQLLLEIYPEWNPDNDTGHTMGDPFMLQQSTNPAPGILGPPPPSFHLGGPAVGPRGNLGAGNGNLQGPRHMQKGRVETSRVVHIMDFQRGKNLRYQLLQLVEPFGVISNHLILNKINEAFIEMATTEDAQAAVDYYTTTPALVFGKPVRVHLSQKYKRIKKPEGKPDQKFDQKQELGRVIHLSNLPHSGYSDSAVLKLAEPYGKIKNYILMRMKSQAFIEMETREDAMAMVDHCLKKALWFQGRCVKVDLSEKYKKLVLRIPNRGIDLLKKDKSRKRSYSPDGKESPSDKKSKIDGSQKTESTTEGKEQEEKSGEDGEKDTKDDQAEQEPNMLLESEDELLVDEEEAAALLESGSSVGDETDLANLGDVASDGKKEPSDKAVKKDGNASASAAAKKKLKKRRFPGSMEGFVTLDEVGDEEDSERQKLRKSGMTFKSGDKNDDGLVEIKVDKIEELDQENEAALENGIKNEENTEPGAESAENADDPNKDTSENADGQSDENKEDYTIPDEYRIGPYQPNVPVGIDYVIPKTGFYCKLCSLFYTNEEVAKNTHCSSLPHYQKLKKFLNKLAEERRQKKEA; the protein is encoded by the exons ATGTCCAAGTCATTCCAGCAGTCATCTCTCGGTAGGGACTCACAGGGTCATGGGCGTGACCTGTCTGCAGCAGGAATAGGCCTTCTTGCTGCTGCTACCCAGTCTTTAAGTATGCCAGCATCTCTTGGAAGGATGAACCAGGGTACTGCACGCCTTGCTAGTTTAATGAATCTTGGAATGAGTTCTTCATTGAATCAACAAGGAGCTCATAGTGCACTGTCTTCTGCTAGTACTTCTTCCCATAATTTGCAGTCTATATTTAACATTGGAAGTAGAGGTCCACTCCCTTTGTCTTCTCAACACCGTGGAGATGCAGACCAGGCCAGTAACATTTTGGCCAGCTTTGGTCTGTCTGCTAGAGACTTAGATGAACTGAGTCGTTATCCAGAGGACAAGATTACTCCTGAGAATTTGCCCCAAATCCTTCTACAGCTTAAAAGGAGGAGAACTGAAGAAGGCCCTACATTGAGTTATGGTAGAGATGGCAGATCTGCTACACGGGAACCACCATACAGAGTACCTAGGGATGattgggaagaaaaaaggcacTTTAGAAGAGATAGTTTTGATGATCGTGGTCCTAGTCTCAACCCAGTGCTTGATTATGACCATGGAAGTCGTTCTCAAGAATCTGGTTATTATGACAGAATGGATTATGAAGATGACAGATTAAGAGATGGAGAAAGGTGTAGGGATGATTCTTTTTTTGGTGAGACCTCGCATAACTATCATAAATTTGACAGTGAGTATGAGAGAATGGGACGTGGTCCTGGCCCCTTACAAGAGAGATCTCTCTttgagaaaaagaggggcgcTCCTCCAAGTAGCAATATTGAAGACTTCCATGGACTCTTACCGAAGGGTTATCCCCATCTGTGCTCTATATGTGATTTGCCAGTTCATTCTAATAAG GAGTGGAGTCAACATATCAATGGAGCAAGTCACAGTCGTCGATGCCAGCTTCTTCTTGAAAT CTACCCCGAATGGAATCCTGACAATGATACAGGACACACAat GGGTGATCCATTCATGTTGCAGCAATCAACAAACCCAGCACCAGGAATTCTGGGACCTCCACCCCCCTCATTTCATCTTGGGGGACCAGCAGTTGGACCAAGAGGAAATCTGG GTGCTGGGAATGGAAACCTGCAAGGACCAAGACACATGCAGAAAGGCAGAGTG GAAACCAGCCGTGTTGTTCATATCATGGATTTTCAGCGAGGGAAAAACTTGAGATATCAACTATTACAGTTGGTAGAACCATTTGGAGTCATTTCAAATCATCTGattctaaataaaattaatgag GCATTTATTGAAATGGCAACCACAGAGGATGCTCAGGCTGCAGTGGATTATTATACAACCACACCAGCATTAGTATTTGGCAAGCCAGTGAGAGTTCACTTATCCCAGAAGTATAAAAGAATAAAG aAACCTGAAGGGAAACCAGACCAGAAATTTGATCAGAAGCAAGAACTTGGGCGTGTGATACATCTCAGCAATTTACCTCATTCTGGCTATTCGGATAGTGCAGTTCTCAAGCTTGCTGAACCTTacggaaaaattaaaaattatatactgaTGAGGATGAAAAGTCAG gcttttattgAGATGGAGACCAGAGAAGATGCAATGGCAATGGTCGACCACTGTTTGAAAAAGGCCCTTTGGTTTCAGGGGAGATGTGTTAAAGTTGACttgtcagaaaaatataaaaaattggtACTGAGG ATTCCCAACAGAGGCATTGACTTACTGAAAAAAGATAAATCTCg GAAAAGATCTTATTCTCCAGATGGCAAAGAATCTCCAAGTGATAAGAAATCCAAAATTGATGGTTCCCAGAAGACTGAAAGTACAACTGAAGGTAAAGAACAAGAGGAGAAGTCAGGTGAAGATGgtgaaaaagatacaaaggatGACCAAGCAGAGCAAGAACCTAACATGCTTCTTGAATCTGAAGATGAGCTTCTTGTCGAtgaggaagaagcagcagcacTGCTAGAAAGTGGCAGTTCAGTGGGAGATGAGACAGATCTTGCTAATTTAGGTGATGTGGCTTCTGATGGGAAAAAGGAACCTTCAGACAAAGCCgtgaaaaaagatggaaatgcCAGTGCTTCAGCAGCTGCaaagaaaaagcttaaaaag CGTCGTTTCCCAGGGAGTATGGAAGGTTTTGTCACTCTAGATGAGGTTGGTGATGAGGAAGATTCGGAACGTCAGAAACTTCGTAAATCGGGCATGACATTTAAATCTGGTGACAAAAATGATGATGGTTTGGTTGAAATTAAGGTGGACAAGATCGAGGAACTTGATCAAGAAAACGAAGCAGCGTtggaaaatggaattaaaaatgaggaaaatacagAACCAGGTGCGGAATCTGCTGAGAATGCTGATGATCCCAACAAAGATACAAGTGAAAATGCGGATGGCCAAAGTGATGAAAACAAGGAGGACTATACAATCCCAGATGAGTATAGAATTGGACCATACCAGCCCAATGTTCCTGTTG GTATAGACTATGTGATACCTAAAACAGGGTTTTACTGTAAGCTGTGTTCACTCTTTTATACAAATGAAGAAGTTGCAAAGAATACTCATTGCAGCAGCCTTCCTCATTATCAGAAATTAAAG aaatttCTGAATAAATTGGCAGAAGAACGCAGGCAGAAGAAGGAAGCTTAA
- the MATR3 gene encoding matrin-3 isoform X3 — MLGAQWRRNQPPRAAEEWSQHINGASHSRRCQLLLEIYPEWNPDNDTGHTMGDPFMLQQSTNPAPGILGPPPPSFHLGGPAVGPRGNLGAGNGNLQGPRHMQKGRVETSRVVHIMDFQRGKNLRYQLLQLVEPFGVISNHLILNKINEAFIEMATTEDAQAAVDYYTTTPALVFGKPVRVHLSQKYKRIKKPEGKPDQKFDQKQELGRVIHLSNLPHSGYSDSAVLKLAEPYGKIKNYILMRMKSQAFIEMETREDAMAMVDHCLKKALWFQGRCVKVDLSEKYKKLVLRIPNRGIDLLKKDKSRKRSYSPDGKESPSDKKSKIDGSQKTESTTEGKEQEEKSGEDGEKDTKDDQAEQEPNMLLESEDELLVDEEEAAALLESGSSVGDETDLANLGDVASDGKKEPSDKAVKKDGNASASAAAKKKLKKRRFPGSMEGFVTLDEVGDEEDSERQKLRKSGMTFKSGDKNDDGLVEIKVDKIEELDQENEAALENGIKNEENTEPGAESAENADDPNKDTSENADGQSDENKEDYTIPDEYRIGPYQPNVPVGIDYVIPKTGFYCKLCSLFYTNEEVAKNTHCSSLPHYQKLKKFLNKLAEERRQKKEA; from the exons GAGTGGAGTCAACATATCAATGGAGCAAGTCACAGTCGTCGATGCCAGCTTCTTCTTGAAAT CTACCCCGAATGGAATCCTGACAATGATACAGGACACACAat GGGTGATCCATTCATGTTGCAGCAATCAACAAACCCAGCACCAGGAATTCTGGGACCTCCACCCCCCTCATTTCATCTTGGGGGACCAGCAGTTGGACCAAGAGGAAATCTGG GTGCTGGGAATGGAAACCTGCAAGGACCAAGACACATGCAGAAAGGCAGAGTG GAAACCAGCCGTGTTGTTCATATCATGGATTTTCAGCGAGGGAAAAACTTGAGATATCAACTATTACAGTTGGTAGAACCATTTGGAGTCATTTCAAATCATCTGattctaaataaaattaatgag GCATTTATTGAAATGGCAACCACAGAGGATGCTCAGGCTGCAGTGGATTATTATACAACCACACCAGCATTAGTATTTGGCAAGCCAGTGAGAGTTCACTTATCCCAGAAGTATAAAAGAATAAAG aAACCTGAAGGGAAACCAGACCAGAAATTTGATCAGAAGCAAGAACTTGGGCGTGTGATACATCTCAGCAATTTACCTCATTCTGGCTATTCGGATAGTGCAGTTCTCAAGCTTGCTGAACCTTacggaaaaattaaaaattatatactgaTGAGGATGAAAAGTCAG gcttttattgAGATGGAGACCAGAGAAGATGCAATGGCAATGGTCGACCACTGTTTGAAAAAGGCCCTTTGGTTTCAGGGGAGATGTGTTAAAGTTGACttgtcagaaaaatataaaaaattggtACTGAGG ATTCCCAACAGAGGCATTGACTTACTGAAAAAAGATAAATCTCg GAAAAGATCTTATTCTCCAGATGGCAAAGAATCTCCAAGTGATAAGAAATCCAAAATTGATGGTTCCCAGAAGACTGAAAGTACAACTGAAGGTAAAGAACAAGAGGAGAAGTCAGGTGAAGATGgtgaaaaagatacaaaggatGACCAAGCAGAGCAAGAACCTAACATGCTTCTTGAATCTGAAGATGAGCTTCTTGTCGAtgaggaagaagcagcagcacTGCTAGAAAGTGGCAGTTCAGTGGGAGATGAGACAGATCTTGCTAATTTAGGTGATGTGGCTTCTGATGGGAAAAAGGAACCTTCAGACAAAGCCgtgaaaaaagatggaaatgcCAGTGCTTCAGCAGCTGCaaagaaaaagcttaaaaag CGTCGTTTCCCAGGGAGTATGGAAGGTTTTGTCACTCTAGATGAGGTTGGTGATGAGGAAGATTCGGAACGTCAGAAACTTCGTAAATCGGGCATGACATTTAAATCTGGTGACAAAAATGATGATGGTTTGGTTGAAATTAAGGTGGACAAGATCGAGGAACTTGATCAAGAAAACGAAGCAGCGTtggaaaatggaattaaaaatgaggaaaatacagAACCAGGTGCGGAATCTGCTGAGAATGCTGATGATCCCAACAAAGATACAAGTGAAAATGCGGATGGCCAAAGTGATGAAAACAAGGAGGACTATACAATCCCAGATGAGTATAGAATTGGACCATACCAGCCCAATGTTCCTGTTG GTATAGACTATGTGATACCTAAAACAGGGTTTTACTGTAAGCTGTGTTCACTCTTTTATACAAATGAAGAAGTTGCAAAGAATACTCATTGCAGCAGCCTTCCTCATTATCAGAAATTAAAG aaatttCTGAATAAATTGGCAGAAGAACGCAGGCAGAAGAAGGAAGCTTAA
- the MATR3 gene encoding matrin-3 isoform X4, whose protein sequence is MEWSQHINGASHSRRCQLLLEIYPEWNPDNDTGHTMGDPFMLQQSTNPAPGILGPPPPSFHLGGPAVGPRGNLGAGNGNLQGPRHMQKGRVETSRVVHIMDFQRGKNLRYQLLQLVEPFGVISNHLILNKINEAFIEMATTEDAQAAVDYYTTTPALVFGKPVRVHLSQKYKRIKKPEGKPDQKFDQKQELGRVIHLSNLPHSGYSDSAVLKLAEPYGKIKNYILMRMKSQAFIEMETREDAMAMVDHCLKKALWFQGRCVKVDLSEKYKKLVLRIPNRGIDLLKKDKSRKRSYSPDGKESPSDKKSKIDGSQKTESTTEGKEQEEKSGEDGEKDTKDDQAEQEPNMLLESEDELLVDEEEAAALLESGSSVGDETDLANLGDVASDGKKEPSDKAVKKDGNASASAAAKKKLKKRRFPGSMEGFVTLDEVGDEEDSERQKLRKSGMTFKSGDKNDDGLVEIKVDKIEELDQENEAALENGIKNEENTEPGAESAENADDPNKDTSENADGQSDENKEDYTIPDEYRIGPYQPNVPVGIDYVIPKTGFYCKLCSLFYTNEEVAKNTHCSSLPHYQKLKKFLNKLAEERRQKKEA, encoded by the exons GAGTGGAGTCAACATATCAATGGAGCAAGTCACAGTCGTCGATGCCAGCTTCTTCTTGAAAT CTACCCCGAATGGAATCCTGACAATGATACAGGACACACAat GGGTGATCCATTCATGTTGCAGCAATCAACAAACCCAGCACCAGGAATTCTGGGACCTCCACCCCCCTCATTTCATCTTGGGGGACCAGCAGTTGGACCAAGAGGAAATCTGG GTGCTGGGAATGGAAACCTGCAAGGACCAAGACACATGCAGAAAGGCAGAGTG GAAACCAGCCGTGTTGTTCATATCATGGATTTTCAGCGAGGGAAAAACTTGAGATATCAACTATTACAGTTGGTAGAACCATTTGGAGTCATTTCAAATCATCTGattctaaataaaattaatgag GCATTTATTGAAATGGCAACCACAGAGGATGCTCAGGCTGCAGTGGATTATTATACAACCACACCAGCATTAGTATTTGGCAAGCCAGTGAGAGTTCACTTATCCCAGAAGTATAAAAGAATAAAG aAACCTGAAGGGAAACCAGACCAGAAATTTGATCAGAAGCAAGAACTTGGGCGTGTGATACATCTCAGCAATTTACCTCATTCTGGCTATTCGGATAGTGCAGTTCTCAAGCTTGCTGAACCTTacggaaaaattaaaaattatatactgaTGAGGATGAAAAGTCAG gcttttattgAGATGGAGACCAGAGAAGATGCAATGGCAATGGTCGACCACTGTTTGAAAAAGGCCCTTTGGTTTCAGGGGAGATGTGTTAAAGTTGACttgtcagaaaaatataaaaaattggtACTGAGG ATTCCCAACAGAGGCATTGACTTACTGAAAAAAGATAAATCTCg GAAAAGATCTTATTCTCCAGATGGCAAAGAATCTCCAAGTGATAAGAAATCCAAAATTGATGGTTCCCAGAAGACTGAAAGTACAACTGAAGGTAAAGAACAAGAGGAGAAGTCAGGTGAAGATGgtgaaaaagatacaaaggatGACCAAGCAGAGCAAGAACCTAACATGCTTCTTGAATCTGAAGATGAGCTTCTTGTCGAtgaggaagaagcagcagcacTGCTAGAAAGTGGCAGTTCAGTGGGAGATGAGACAGATCTTGCTAATTTAGGTGATGTGGCTTCTGATGGGAAAAAGGAACCTTCAGACAAAGCCgtgaaaaaagatggaaatgcCAGTGCTTCAGCAGCTGCaaagaaaaagcttaaaaag CGTCGTTTCCCAGGGAGTATGGAAGGTTTTGTCACTCTAGATGAGGTTGGTGATGAGGAAGATTCGGAACGTCAGAAACTTCGTAAATCGGGCATGACATTTAAATCTGGTGACAAAAATGATGATGGTTTGGTTGAAATTAAGGTGGACAAGATCGAGGAACTTGATCAAGAAAACGAAGCAGCGTtggaaaatggaattaaaaatgaggaaaatacagAACCAGGTGCGGAATCTGCTGAGAATGCTGATGATCCCAACAAAGATACAAGTGAAAATGCGGATGGCCAAAGTGATGAAAACAAGGAGGACTATACAATCCCAGATGAGTATAGAATTGGACCATACCAGCCCAATGTTCCTGTTG GTATAGACTATGTGATACCTAAAACAGGGTTTTACTGTAAGCTGTGTTCACTCTTTTATACAAATGAAGAAGTTGCAAAGAATACTCATTGCAGCAGCCTTCCTCATTATCAGAAATTAAAG aaatttCTGAATAAATTGGCAGAAGAACGCAGGCAGAAGAAGGAAGCTTAA
- the MATR3 gene encoding matrin-3 isoform X2 — protein sequence MSKSFQQSSLGRDSQGHGRDLSAAGIGLLAAATQSLSMPASLGRMNQGTARLASLMNLGMSSSLNQQGAHSALSSASTSSHNLQSIFNIGSRGPLPLSSQHRGDADQASNILASFGLSARDLDELSRYPEDKITPENLPQILLQLKRRRTEEGPTLSYGRDGRSATREPPYRVPRDDWEEKRHFRRDSFDDRGPSLNPVLDYDHGSRSQESGYYDRMDYEDDRLRDGERCRDDSFFGETSHNYHKFDSEYERMGRGPGPLQERSLFEKKRGAPPSSNIEDFHGLLPKGYPHLCSICDLPVHSNKEWSQHINGASHSRRCQLLLEIYPEWNPDNDTGHTMGDPFMLQQSTNPAPGILGPPPPSFHLGGPAVGPRGNLGAGNGNLQGPRHMQKGRVETSRVVHIMDFQRGKNLRYQLLQLVEPFGVISNHLILNKINEAFIEMATTEDAQAAVDYYTTTPALVFGKPVRVHLSQKYKRIKKPEGKPDQKFDQKQELGRVIHLSNLPHSGYSDSAVLKLAEPYGKIKNYILMRMKSQAFIEMETREDAMAMVDHCLKKALWFQGRCVKVDLSEKYKKLVLRIPNRGIDLLKKDKSRKRSYSPDGKESPSDKKSKIDGSQKTESTTEGKEQEEKSGEDGEKDTKDDQAEQEPNMLLESEDELLVDEEEAAALLESGSSVGDETDLANLGDVASDGKKEPSDKAVKKDGNASASAAAKKKLKKVDKIEELDQENEAALENGIKNEENTEPGAESAENADDPNKDTSENADGQSDENKEDYTIPDEYRIGPYQPNVPVGIDYVIPKTGFYCKLCSLFYTNEEVAKNTHCSSLPHYQKLKKFLNKLAEERRQKKEA from the exons ATGTCCAAGTCATTCCAGCAGTCATCTCTCGGTAGGGACTCACAGGGTCATGGGCGTGACCTGTCTGCAGCAGGAATAGGCCTTCTTGCTGCTGCTACCCAGTCTTTAAGTATGCCAGCATCTCTTGGAAGGATGAACCAGGGTACTGCACGCCTTGCTAGTTTAATGAATCTTGGAATGAGTTCTTCATTGAATCAACAAGGAGCTCATAGTGCACTGTCTTCTGCTAGTACTTCTTCCCATAATTTGCAGTCTATATTTAACATTGGAAGTAGAGGTCCACTCCCTTTGTCTTCTCAACACCGTGGAGATGCAGACCAGGCCAGTAACATTTTGGCCAGCTTTGGTCTGTCTGCTAGAGACTTAGATGAACTGAGTCGTTATCCAGAGGACAAGATTACTCCTGAGAATTTGCCCCAAATCCTTCTACAGCTTAAAAGGAGGAGAACTGAAGAAGGCCCTACATTGAGTTATGGTAGAGATGGCAGATCTGCTACACGGGAACCACCATACAGAGTACCTAGGGATGattgggaagaaaaaaggcacTTTAGAAGAGATAGTTTTGATGATCGTGGTCCTAGTCTCAACCCAGTGCTTGATTATGACCATGGAAGTCGTTCTCAAGAATCTGGTTATTATGACAGAATGGATTATGAAGATGACAGATTAAGAGATGGAGAAAGGTGTAGGGATGATTCTTTTTTTGGTGAGACCTCGCATAACTATCATAAATTTGACAGTGAGTATGAGAGAATGGGACGTGGTCCTGGCCCCTTACAAGAGAGATCTCTCTttgagaaaaagaggggcgcTCCTCCAAGTAGCAATATTGAAGACTTCCATGGACTCTTACCGAAGGGTTATCCCCATCTGTGCTCTATATGTGATTTGCCAGTTCATTCTAATAAG GAGTGGAGTCAACATATCAATGGAGCAAGTCACAGTCGTCGATGCCAGCTTCTTCTTGAAAT CTACCCCGAATGGAATCCTGACAATGATACAGGACACACAat GGGTGATCCATTCATGTTGCAGCAATCAACAAACCCAGCACCAGGAATTCTGGGACCTCCACCCCCCTCATTTCATCTTGGGGGACCAGCAGTTGGACCAAGAGGAAATCTGG GTGCTGGGAATGGAAACCTGCAAGGACCAAGACACATGCAGAAAGGCAGAGTG GAAACCAGCCGTGTTGTTCATATCATGGATTTTCAGCGAGGGAAAAACTTGAGATATCAACTATTACAGTTGGTAGAACCATTTGGAGTCATTTCAAATCATCTGattctaaataaaattaatgag GCATTTATTGAAATGGCAACCACAGAGGATGCTCAGGCTGCAGTGGATTATTATACAACCACACCAGCATTAGTATTTGGCAAGCCAGTGAGAGTTCACTTATCCCAGAAGTATAAAAGAATAAAG aAACCTGAAGGGAAACCAGACCAGAAATTTGATCAGAAGCAAGAACTTGGGCGTGTGATACATCTCAGCAATTTACCTCATTCTGGCTATTCGGATAGTGCAGTTCTCAAGCTTGCTGAACCTTacggaaaaattaaaaattatatactgaTGAGGATGAAAAGTCAG gcttttattgAGATGGAGACCAGAGAAGATGCAATGGCAATGGTCGACCACTGTTTGAAAAAGGCCCTTTGGTTTCAGGGGAGATGTGTTAAAGTTGACttgtcagaaaaatataaaaaattggtACTGAGG ATTCCCAACAGAGGCATTGACTTACTGAAAAAAGATAAATCTCg GAAAAGATCTTATTCTCCAGATGGCAAAGAATCTCCAAGTGATAAGAAATCCAAAATTGATGGTTCCCAGAAGACTGAAAGTACAACTGAAGGTAAAGAACAAGAGGAGAAGTCAGGTGAAGATGgtgaaaaagatacaaaggatGACCAAGCAGAGCAAGAACCTAACATGCTTCTTGAATCTGAAGATGAGCTTCTTGTCGAtgaggaagaagcagcagcacTGCTAGAAAGTGGCAGTTCAGTGGGAGATGAGACAGATCTTGCTAATTTAGGTGATGTGGCTTCTGATGGGAAAAAGGAACCTTCAGACAAAGCCgtgaaaaaagatggaaatgcCAGTGCTTCAGCAGCTGCaaagaaaaagcttaaaaag GTGGACAAGATCGAGGAACTTGATCAAGAAAACGAAGCAGCGTtggaaaatggaattaaaaatgaggaaaatacagAACCAGGTGCGGAATCTGCTGAGAATGCTGATGATCCCAACAAAGATACAAGTGAAAATGCGGATGGCCAAAGTGATGAAAACAAGGAGGACTATACAATCCCAGATGAGTATAGAATTGGACCATACCAGCCCAATGTTCCTGTTG GTATAGACTATGTGATACCTAAAACAGGGTTTTACTGTAAGCTGTGTTCACTCTTTTATACAAATGAAGAAGTTGCAAAGAATACTCATTGCAGCAGCCTTCCTCATTATCAGAAATTAAAG aaatttCTGAATAAATTGGCAGAAGAACGCAGGCAGAAGAAGGAAGCTTAA
- the MATR3 gene encoding matrin-3 isoform X5: protein MGDPFMLQQSTNPAPGILGPPPPSFHLGGPAVGPRGNLGAGNGNLQGPRHMQKGRVETSRVVHIMDFQRGKNLRYQLLQLVEPFGVISNHLILNKINEAFIEMATTEDAQAAVDYYTTTPALVFGKPVRVHLSQKYKRIKKPEGKPDQKFDQKQELGRVIHLSNLPHSGYSDSAVLKLAEPYGKIKNYILMRMKSQAFIEMETREDAMAMVDHCLKKALWFQGRCVKVDLSEKYKKLVLRIPNRGIDLLKKDKSRKRSYSPDGKESPSDKKSKIDGSQKTESTTEGKEQEEKSGEDGEKDTKDDQAEQEPNMLLESEDELLVDEEEAAALLESGSSVGDETDLANLGDVASDGKKEPSDKAVKKDGNASASAAAKKKLKKRRFPGSMEGFVTLDEVGDEEDSERQKLRKSGMTFKSGDKNDDGLVEIKVDKIEELDQENEAALENGIKNEENTEPGAESAENADDPNKDTSENADGQSDENKEDYTIPDEYRIGPYQPNVPVGIDYVIPKTGFYCKLCSLFYTNEEVAKNTHCSSLPHYQKLKKFLNKLAEERRQKKEA, encoded by the exons at GGGTGATCCATTCATGTTGCAGCAATCAACAAACCCAGCACCAGGAATTCTGGGACCTCCACCCCCCTCATTTCATCTTGGGGGACCAGCAGTTGGACCAAGAGGAAATCTGG GTGCTGGGAATGGAAACCTGCAAGGACCAAGACACATGCAGAAAGGCAGAGTG GAAACCAGCCGTGTTGTTCATATCATGGATTTTCAGCGAGGGAAAAACTTGAGATATCAACTATTACAGTTGGTAGAACCATTTGGAGTCATTTCAAATCATCTGattctaaataaaattaatgag GCATTTATTGAAATGGCAACCACAGAGGATGCTCAGGCTGCAGTGGATTATTATACAACCACACCAGCATTAGTATTTGGCAAGCCAGTGAGAGTTCACTTATCCCAGAAGTATAAAAGAATAAAG aAACCTGAAGGGAAACCAGACCAGAAATTTGATCAGAAGCAAGAACTTGGGCGTGTGATACATCTCAGCAATTTACCTCATTCTGGCTATTCGGATAGTGCAGTTCTCAAGCTTGCTGAACCTTacggaaaaattaaaaattatatactgaTGAGGATGAAAAGTCAG gcttttattgAGATGGAGACCAGAGAAGATGCAATGGCAATGGTCGACCACTGTTTGAAAAAGGCCCTTTGGTTTCAGGGGAGATGTGTTAAAGTTGACttgtcagaaaaatataaaaaattggtACTGAGG ATTCCCAACAGAGGCATTGACTTACTGAAAAAAGATAAATCTCg GAAAAGATCTTATTCTCCAGATGGCAAAGAATCTCCAAGTGATAAGAAATCCAAAATTGATGGTTCCCAGAAGACTGAAAGTACAACTGAAGGTAAAGAACAAGAGGAGAAGTCAGGTGAAGATGgtgaaaaagatacaaaggatGACCAAGCAGAGCAAGAACCTAACATGCTTCTTGAATCTGAAGATGAGCTTCTTGTCGAtgaggaagaagcagcagcacTGCTAGAAAGTGGCAGTTCAGTGGGAGATGAGACAGATCTTGCTAATTTAGGTGATGTGGCTTCTGATGGGAAAAAGGAACCTTCAGACAAAGCCgtgaaaaaagatggaaatgcCAGTGCTTCAGCAGCTGCaaagaaaaagcttaaaaag CGTCGTTTCCCAGGGAGTATGGAAGGTTTTGTCACTCTAGATGAGGTTGGTGATGAGGAAGATTCGGAACGTCAGAAACTTCGTAAATCGGGCATGACATTTAAATCTGGTGACAAAAATGATGATGGTTTGGTTGAAATTAAGGTGGACAAGATCGAGGAACTTGATCAAGAAAACGAAGCAGCGTtggaaaatggaattaaaaatgaggaaaatacagAACCAGGTGCGGAATCTGCTGAGAATGCTGATGATCCCAACAAAGATACAAGTGAAAATGCGGATGGCCAAAGTGATGAAAACAAGGAGGACTATACAATCCCAGATGAGTATAGAATTGGACCATACCAGCCCAATGTTCCTGTTG GTATAGACTATGTGATACCTAAAACAGGGTTTTACTGTAAGCTGTGTTCACTCTTTTATACAAATGAAGAAGTTGCAAAGAATACTCATTGCAGCAGCCTTCCTCATTATCAGAAATTAAAG aaatttCTGAATAAATTGGCAGAAGAACGCAGGCAGAAGAAGGAAGCTTAA